One Capricornis sumatraensis isolate serow.1 chromosome 8, serow.2, whole genome shotgun sequence genomic region harbors:
- the TAF6L gene encoding TAF6-like RNA polymerase II p300/CBP-associated factor-associated factor 65 kDa subunit 6L isoform X2, whose amino-acid sequence MRWRPCSQRTCATDSERPPSSQFMKHTKRRKLTVEDFNRALRWSSVEAVCGYGSQEALSLRPAREGELYFPEDREVNLVELALATNIPKGCAETALRVHVSYLDGKGNLAPQGSVPSAVSSLTDDLLKYYQQVTRAVLGDDPQLMKIALHDLQTNSKIAALLPYFVYVVSGVKSVSHDLQQLHRLLQVARSLVRNPHLCLVPYVRSLVGSVLYCVLEPLAASINPLNDHWTLRDGAALLLSHIFWTYGDLVNGLYQQILLSLQKVLADPVRPLCSHYGAVVGLHALGWKAVERVLYPHLSTYWTNLQAVLDDYSVSNAQVKADGHKVYGAILVAVERLLKMKAQAAEANKGGPGSRGCRRSDDLPWDSLLLQESPSGGSAEPGFGSGLPMALGGVGPEDPSPSVTLADIYRELYAFFGDSLATRFGTGQPAPTAPRPPGDKKEPATAPDSVRKMPQLTANAMVSPQGDESPRGGGPPSASAPAASESRPLPRVHRARGAPRQQGPGTGTRDVFQKSRFALRGAPYFRFIIAGRQAGRRCRGRLFQTAFPAPYGPSPASRYVQKLPMIGRTGRPARRWALSDYSLYLPL is encoded by the exons ATGAGGTGGCGGCCCTGCTCGCAGAGGACGTGTGCTACCGACTCAGAGAGGCCACCCAG CTCTCAATTCATGAAACACACCAAACGGCGGAAGCTGACTGTCGAGGATTTCAACAGGGCGCTCCGATGGAGCAGTGTGGAG GCCGTGTGCGGTTATGGATCTCAGGAGGCGCTGTCCCTGCGCCCCGCCAGGGAGGGTGAGCTCTACTTCCCCGAGGACCGAGAGGTGAACCTGGTGGAGCTGGCCCTGGCTACCAACATCCCCAAAGGCTGTGCTGAGACGGCCCTGAGAG TTCATGTCTCCTACCTGGACGGCAAAGGGAACCTGGCCCCTCAAGGATCAG TGCCTAGTGCTGTGTCTTCACTGACCGATGACCTCCTCAAGTACTACCAGCAAGTGACTCGGGCTGTGCTGGGGGATGATCCACAGCTGATGAAA ATTGCTCTCCACGACCTGCAGACCAACTCCAAGATTGCAGCGCTCCTGCCATACTTTGTTTACGTGGTCAGTGGG GTGAAATCTGTAAGCCATGACCTGCAGCAGCTGCATCGGCTCTTGCAAGTGGCACGGAGCCTGGTTCGGAACCCACACCTCTGCCTGGTGCCCTATGTCCGCTCCCTGGTGGGCAGCGTCCTCTACTGTGTCCTGGAGCCACTGGCTGCCTCCATCAACCCGCTGAATGACCACTGGACGCTTCGGGATGGCGCTGCCCTCCTACTGAGCCACATCTTTTG GACTTATGGGGACCTTGTAAATGGCCTTTATCAGCAGATCCTGCTCTCCCTGCAGAAAGTCTTGGCGGATCCTGTGAGGCCTCTCTGCTCTCACTACGGGGCTGTGGTGGGGCTGCATGCTCTTGGCTGGAAG GCAGTAGAGAGAGTCCTGTACCCACACCTGTCCACTTACTGGACAAATCTGCAGGCTGTGCTCGATGATTATTCAGTATCGAATGCCCAGGTTAAAGCAGATGGGCACAAAGTCTATGGAGCCATTCTG GTGGCCGTAGAGCGACTGCTGAAGATGAAGGCCCAGGCAGCAGAGGCTAACAAGGGAGGGCCAGGCAGCAGGGGGTGCCGGCGCTCTGATGACCTCCCCTGGGACAGCCTTCTCCTGCAGGAGTCTCCCTCCGGGGGCAGTGCAGAGCCAGGCTTTGGGTCTGGCCTCCCAATGGCTCTTGGAGGCGTGGGGCCAGAGGATCCTTCCCCTTCGGTGACCCTGGCGGACATCTACCGGGAGCTCTATGCCTTCTTCGGTGACAGCTTGGCCACTCGCTTTGGCACGGGTCAACCCGCGCCCACGGCCCCGCGGCCGCCCGGGGACAAGAAGGAGCCGGCCACCGCCCCGGACTCGGTGCGGAAGATGCCGCAGCTGACAGCCAACGCCATGGTCAGCCCGCAGGGCGACGAAAGCCCCCGGGGCGGTGGCCCCCCGTCAGCCTCTGCGCCCGCCGCCTCTGAGAGCAGGCCGCTGCCCCGCGTGCACCGGGCGCGGGGAGCACCGCGGCAGCAGGGCCCAGGCACCGGCACCCGCGACGTCTTCCAGAAGAGCCGTTTCGCCCTGCGCGGTGCTCCTTACTTCCGTTTCATCATCGCTGGGCGGCAAGCAGGGAGACGATGCCGCGGGCGCCTCTTCCAGACTGCCTTTCCCGCGCCGTACgggcccagcccagcctcccGTTACGTACAGAAGCTGCCCATGATCGGGCGCACCGGCCGCCCGGCCCGCCGCTGGGCGCTCTCGGACTACTCGCTGTACCTGCCGCTTTGA
- the TMEM179B gene encoding transmembrane protein 179B isoform X1 yields MALPWLQRVELAFFATAFICGAVAAAALTRTQGSFRGSCPLYGVAALNGSSLVLSKPAAPSLCSFVAGASGLLALYCLLLLLFWVYTSCIEGSHRGPIGLRFALATSAIAIFLVLVCACILRFGTSSLCKSIISLNMTSCSDAQKTPWKPPGTAVQFYSNLHNAETSSWVNLVLWCVVLVLQVVQWKSEATPNRPLQRGNSEWSSETDALVGPRLFHS; encoded by the exons ATGGCGCTGCCCTGGTTGCAGCGCGTCGAACTCGCGTTCTTCGCTACCGCCTTCATATGCGGAGCCGTGGCGGCCGCGGCGCTGACCCGGACCCAG GGCTCCTTCAGGGGCAGCTGTCCTCTGTATGGCGTGGCCGCCCTGAACGGCTCCTCTCTGGTCTTGTCCAAACCCGCGGCCCCATCCCTCTGCTCCTTCGTGGCAGGGGCCTCGGGCCTGCTGGCCCTCTACTGCCTCCTGCTCCTGCTCTTCTGGGTCTACACCAGCTGCATCGAGGGCTCCCACAG AGGCCCTATCGGGCTCCGCTTTGCACTGGCCACCTCAGCTATAGCCATCTTCCTGGTCTTAGTGTGTGCCTGTATCCTTCGATTTGGCACCAGTTCCCTGTGCAAATCCATCATCTCCCTGAACATGACTAG CTGCTCTGATGCCCAGAAAACTCCGTGGAAACCCCCTGGAACCGCTGTGCAGTTTTACTCCAACCTACATAATGCTGAA ACTTCTTCCTGGGTGAATCTGGTATTGTGGTGTGTGGTCTTGGTGCTCCAGGTTGTGCAGTGGAAGTCTGAAGCCACCCCAAACCGGCCTCTGCAGAGGGGGAACTCAGAGTGGAGCTCTGAGACAGATGCTCTTGTTGGGCCACGCCTTTTCCATTCCTGA
- the TMEM179B gene encoding transmembrane protein 179B isoform X3 gives MALPWLQRVELAFFATAFICGAVAAAALTRTQVCGCGTGPAVRGPIGLRFALATSAIAIFLVLVCACILRFGTSSLCKSIISLNMTSCSDAQKTPWKPPGTAVQFYSNLHNAETSSWVNLVLWCVVLVLQVVQWKSEATPNRPLQRGNSEWSSETDALVGPRLFHS, from the exons ATGGCGCTGCCCTGGTTGCAGCGCGTCGAACTCGCGTTCTTCGCTACCGCCTTCATATGCGGAGCCGTGGCGGCCGCGGCGCTGACCCGGACCCAGGTGTGCGGTTGCGGGACGGGGCCGGCCGTCAG AGGCCCTATCGGGCTCCGCTTTGCACTGGCCACCTCAGCTATAGCCATCTTCCTGGTCTTAGTGTGTGCCTGTATCCTTCGATTTGGCACCAGTTCCCTGTGCAAATCCATCATCTCCCTGAACATGACTAG CTGCTCTGATGCCCAGAAAACTCCGTGGAAACCCCCTGGAACCGCTGTGCAGTTTTACTCCAACCTACATAATGCTGAA ACTTCTTCCTGGGTGAATCTGGTATTGTGGTGTGTGGTCTTGGTGCTCCAGGTTGTGCAGTGGAAGTCTGAAGCCACCCCAAACCGGCCTCTGCAGAGGGGGAACTCAGAGTGGAGCTCTGAGACAGATGCTCTTGTTGGGCCACGCCTTTTCCATTCCTGA
- the POLR2G gene encoding DNA-directed RNA polymerase II subunit RPB7: MFYHISLEHEILLHPRYFGPNLLNTVKQKLFTEVEGTCTGKYGFVIAVTTIDNIGAGVIQPGRGFVLYPVKYKAIVFRPFKGEVVDAVVTQVNKVGLFTEIGPMSCFISRHSIPSEMEFDPNSNPPCYKTMDEDIVIQQDDEIRLKIVGTRVDKNDIFAIGSLMDDYLGLVS, encoded by the exons ATGTTTTACCAC ATTTCCCTGGAGCACGAGATTCTGCTGCACCCGCGATACTTCGGCCCTAACTTGCTCAACACGGTGAAACAAAAGCTCTTCACCGAGGTGGAGGGGACCTGCACCGGCAA GTATGGCTTTGTAATTGCCGTCACCACCATTGACAATATCGGTGCTGGTGTGATCCAGCCAGGCCGAGGCTTTGTCCTTTATCCAGTTAAGTACAAGGCCATTGTTTTCCGGCCCTTTAAAGGGGAGGTCGTGGATGCGGTGGTCACTCAGGTCAACAAG GTTGGACTCTTCACAGAAATTGGGCCCATGTCCTGCTTCATCTCTCGACAC TCTATTCCATCAGAGATGGAATTTGATCCTAACTCCAACCCACCGTGTTACAAAACGATGGATGAG GACATTGTGATTCAGCAGGACGATGAGATCCGCTTGAAGATCGTGGGGACCCGTGTGGACAAGAATGACATC TTTGCTATCGGCTCCCTGATGGATGATTACTTGG GGCTTGTGAGCTGA
- the TAF6L gene encoding TAF6-like RNA polymerase II p300/CBP-associated factor-associated factor 65 kDa subunit 6L isoform X1, with the protein MQSSIGAMSEREERRFVEIPRESVRLMAESTGLELSDEVAALLAEDVCYRLREATQNSSQFMKHTKRRKLTVEDFNRALRWSSVEAVCGYGSQEALSLRPAREGELYFPEDREVNLVELALATNIPKGCAETALRVHVSYLDGKGNLAPQGSVPSAVSSLTDDLLKYYQQVTRAVLGDDPQLMKIALHDLQTNSKIAALLPYFVYVVSGVKSVSHDLQQLHRLLQVARSLVRNPHLCLVPYVRSLVGSVLYCVLEPLAASINPLNDHWTLRDGAALLLSHIFWTYGDLVNGLYQQILLSLQKVLADPVRPLCSHYGAVVGLHALGWKAVERVLYPHLSTYWTNLQAVLDDYSVSNAQVKADGHKVYGAILVAVERLLKMKAQAAEANKGGPGSRGCRRSDDLPWDSLLLQESPSGGSAEPGFGSGLPMALGGVGPEDPSPSVTLADIYRELYAFFGDSLATRFGTGQPAPTAPRPPGDKKEPATAPDSVRKMPQLTANAMVSPQGDESPRGGGPPSASAPAASESRPLPRVHRARGAPRQQGPGTGTRDVFQKSRFALRGAPYFRFIIAGRQAGRRCRGRLFQTAFPAPYGPSPASRYVQKLPMIGRTGRPARRWALSDYSLYLPL; encoded by the exons ATGCAAAG ctccatcGGGGCCATGTCGGAGCGAGAAGAGCGGCGGTTCGTGGAGATCCCTCGGGAGTCCGTCCGGCTCATGGCGGAGAGCACAGGCCTGGAGCTGAGCGATGAGGTGGCGGCCCTGCTCGCAGAGGACGTGTGCTACCGACTCAGAGAGGCCACCCAG AATAGCTCTCAATTCATGAAACACACCAAACGGCGGAAGCTGACTGTCGAGGATTTCAACAGGGCGCTCCGATGGAGCAGTGTGGAG GCCGTGTGCGGTTATGGATCTCAGGAGGCGCTGTCCCTGCGCCCCGCCAGGGAGGGTGAGCTCTACTTCCCCGAGGACCGAGAGGTGAACCTGGTGGAGCTGGCCCTGGCTACCAACATCCCCAAAGGCTGTGCTGAGACGGCCCTGAGAG TTCATGTCTCCTACCTGGACGGCAAAGGGAACCTGGCCCCTCAAGGATCAG TGCCTAGTGCTGTGTCTTCACTGACCGATGACCTCCTCAAGTACTACCAGCAAGTGACTCGGGCTGTGCTGGGGGATGATCCACAGCTGATGAAA ATTGCTCTCCACGACCTGCAGACCAACTCCAAGATTGCAGCGCTCCTGCCATACTTTGTTTACGTGGTCAGTGGG GTGAAATCTGTAAGCCATGACCTGCAGCAGCTGCATCGGCTCTTGCAAGTGGCACGGAGCCTGGTTCGGAACCCACACCTCTGCCTGGTGCCCTATGTCCGCTCCCTGGTGGGCAGCGTCCTCTACTGTGTCCTGGAGCCACTGGCTGCCTCCATCAACCCGCTGAATGACCACTGGACGCTTCGGGATGGCGCTGCCCTCCTACTGAGCCACATCTTTTG GACTTATGGGGACCTTGTAAATGGCCTTTATCAGCAGATCCTGCTCTCCCTGCAGAAAGTCTTGGCGGATCCTGTGAGGCCTCTCTGCTCTCACTACGGGGCTGTGGTGGGGCTGCATGCTCTTGGCTGGAAG GCAGTAGAGAGAGTCCTGTACCCACACCTGTCCACTTACTGGACAAATCTGCAGGCTGTGCTCGATGATTATTCAGTATCGAATGCCCAGGTTAAAGCAGATGGGCACAAAGTCTATGGAGCCATTCTG GTGGCCGTAGAGCGACTGCTGAAGATGAAGGCCCAGGCAGCAGAGGCTAACAAGGGAGGGCCAGGCAGCAGGGGGTGCCGGCGCTCTGATGACCTCCCCTGGGACAGCCTTCTCCTGCAGGAGTCTCCCTCCGGGGGCAGTGCAGAGCCAGGCTTTGGGTCTGGCCTCCCAATGGCTCTTGGAGGCGTGGGGCCAGAGGATCCTTCCCCTTCGGTGACCCTGGCGGACATCTACCGGGAGCTCTATGCCTTCTTCGGTGACAGCTTGGCCACTCGCTTTGGCACGGGTCAACCCGCGCCCACGGCCCCGCGGCCGCCCGGGGACAAGAAGGAGCCGGCCACCGCCCCGGACTCGGTGCGGAAGATGCCGCAGCTGACAGCCAACGCCATGGTCAGCCCGCAGGGCGACGAAAGCCCCCGGGGCGGTGGCCCCCCGTCAGCCTCTGCGCCCGCCGCCTCTGAGAGCAGGCCGCTGCCCCGCGTGCACCGGGCGCGGGGAGCACCGCGGCAGCAGGGCCCAGGCACCGGCACCCGCGACGTCTTCCAGAAGAGCCGTTTCGCCCTGCGCGGTGCTCCTTACTTCCGTTTCATCATCGCTGGGCGGCAAGCAGGGAGACGATGCCGCGGGCGCCTCTTCCAGACTGCCTTTCCCGCGCCGTACgggcccagcccagcctcccGTTACGTACAGAAGCTGCCCATGATCGGGCGCACCGGCCGCCCGGCCCGCCGCTGGGCGCTCTCGGACTACTCGCTGTACCTGCCGCTTTGA
- the TMEM223 gene encoding transmembrane protein 223, translating into MAAPGRRWSVLLFQALQSLPARRALHDTAPPRDVLLFEHERGRFFTLLGLFCAGQGVFWASLAFASLARPPTPVRPTDAESPDHGRLDLRSTLWRYGLAVGCGAIGSLVLGAGLLFSLRSVRSVMLRAGGKQVTLTTHAPFGWGAHFTVPLNQVSCMAHRGEVPAMLPLKVKGRRFYFLLDKAGHFPNTKLFDNTVGAYRSL; encoded by the exons ATGGCGGCGCCCGGGCGGCGGTGGTCTGTGCTGCTGTTCCAAGCGCTGCAGTCCCTGCCCGCTCGCCGGGCCCTGCATGACACGGCTCCGCCACGGGATGTGCTGCTCTTCGAGCACGAACGGGGCCGCTTCTTCACCCTCCTCGGGCTGTTTTGCGCTGGCCAGGGggtcttctgggcttccctggcctttGCCTCCTTGGCCCGTCCCCCAACCCCGGTTCGTCCAACAGACGCCGAGTCCCCAGACCATGGCCGCTTGGACCTGCGCTCAACACTCTGGCGCTACGGCCTTGCCGTCGGCTGCGGCGCCATCG GTTCCCTGGTACTTGGTGCTGGTCTTCTCTTTTCCCTCCGCTCTGTGCGCTCAGTGATGCTACGGGCTGGAGGGAAGCAAGTGACCCTCACCACTCATGCCCCCTTTGGCTGGGGTGCCCATTTTACGGTTCCCTTAAACCAGGTATCTTGCATGGCCCACCGGGGAGAAGTCCCTGCCATGCTGCCTCTGAAAGTCAAAGGCCGACGCTTCTACTTCCTCTTGGACAAAGCTGGACATTTCCCCAACACGAAACTTTTTGACAACACTGTGGGTGCCTACCGTAGCTTGTGA
- the TMEM179B gene encoding transmembrane protein 179B isoform X2: MALPWLQRVELAFFATAFICGAVAAAALTRTQGSFRGSCPLYGVAALNGSSLVLSKPAAPSLCSFVAGASGLLALYCLLLLLFWVYTSCIEGSHRGPIGLRFALATSAIAIFLVLVCACILRFGTSSLCSDAQKTPWKPPGTAVQFYSNLHNAETSSWVNLVLWCVVLVLQVVQWKSEATPNRPLQRGNSEWSSETDALVGPRLFHS, from the exons ATGGCGCTGCCCTGGTTGCAGCGCGTCGAACTCGCGTTCTTCGCTACCGCCTTCATATGCGGAGCCGTGGCGGCCGCGGCGCTGACCCGGACCCAG GGCTCCTTCAGGGGCAGCTGTCCTCTGTATGGCGTGGCCGCCCTGAACGGCTCCTCTCTGGTCTTGTCCAAACCCGCGGCCCCATCCCTCTGCTCCTTCGTGGCAGGGGCCTCGGGCCTGCTGGCCCTCTACTGCCTCCTGCTCCTGCTCTTCTGGGTCTACACCAGCTGCATCGAGGGCTCCCACAG AGGCCCTATCGGGCTCCGCTTTGCACTGGCCACCTCAGCTATAGCCATCTTCCTGGTCTTAGTGTGTGCCTGTATCCTTCGATTTGGCACCAGTTCCCT CTGCTCTGATGCCCAGAAAACTCCGTGGAAACCCCCTGGAACCGCTGTGCAGTTTTACTCCAACCTACATAATGCTGAA ACTTCTTCCTGGGTGAATCTGGTATTGTGGTGTGTGGTCTTGGTGCTCCAGGTTGTGCAGTGGAAGTCTGAAGCCACCCCAAACCGGCCTCTGCAGAGGGGGAACTCAGAGTGGAGCTCTGAGACAGATGCTCTTGTTGGGCCACGCCTTTTCCATTCCTGA